The genomic window ACtgaatgtatttaattgaaataactgTCAATAAGATTGCAATAAAAATCACTAAAGGGTAGAGGTACATCCACACTTGAAAAGATTCTTCCGGATAAATTGCAATAAAAGAGTGGATATtcttaggaaataaataatttttcaatattttctccCCATCCGTAGCACCGATAAAGACGGAAGGAATCAAATTTGGACTGTTACCACCCATATGAAATACACGGTCACTTCGATCGTTGAATACAATGGCTGCTGAATAATTGCCAATCGTGGCCGCTTCCACTTTATCAATAAAGGTGCAATTTGAACTTCGTTTAAGAATTATAAACCAATGTGGATCCCTAGGATATCGATCTGGTGCCTTTTGTACATGTGAACAACCATCGAGAGGCTCACTGCTTTTGACAAAGCCAATTAGTCCTCTAAATGGAAGAGAGTGACCAAAAGAGGCTTCCATAGATTTGATTCGAATGTATAATGGAATATCGCCATTTCCATCCCTTATAATAATCTCTGATCTCACTGAAAATAACTTAAAACCATGAAACAATATGACAAATACTACAAATTTTTGCATTGTTATTCTATTTTGTTGTTTATacacttaaaattttgaaaacatttttttgacgatttaattactaattaatacaaaattacactaacaataagtttaataaagtatcaaattaaatactttgtctgtacaagttgcaattttatttaaattctacaGTCATTTCAATGTTACTCATGTGTGGTTGTAAATTCCTGAgcaatttttagaataaaatcgGAAAACCAAAGATTacattatttagttattatagtTATGAAGGTAAGTTCTTGttgtaaaattgaggatcagcATGGCTGTAATCGCTGCcgatatcattgctagatacggagtcaGATTTCTGTTTATTCGTCTCATCTCATTGCTGATCGCAGCTAATCTAAGGAAACGTCATAATAGCTCAGTCACTCTCCTCCCAAGGTGACCTtgtctcctcccaaacattcttcaaaatgtcaagGTGACAacttaattttcggtttctttttcaaCTATATCTATAGGACTCTAGCAGGtcacttcttcatttttttgtactcaaTAGTAGTCTATGTAAGTTGAAAAACCTGATGTTGACTATAATATtggagtatatatttatgtctggtcaaaaaatacattggtGTGCTGCTAAATTTCAGGGATCTAGATCAAGAGGTTGGAAGGAAAAAGTGTAATTCATCGTGTtacgaaatttttatttaatcaataacgaataaacattaaatttaattgttcaaaatcAACACTAAACTTATACTAAGCCATTGGTTACAAATAGGAATGTCAGTATTACATGACATGAGGGACATGGATCTTTCGGGTGAAATTTAAAGCAAGTGAAAGGAATTATTACAtgattacaattaaatataagtacatagGTATAATTAAGTAAGCTGTTTAAAGATATGTTGgaactatttgaaatataaattgaaacaaCGATGGACCAtgtttcttctttatttccgtaaatcaataattaaatgagtTTGATAATTTACATCCCTTACAAACTAACAGAAGTGTAGTTGCCTCAGTGTCCTCCATGTCAGAAAATACCTACTTCATTCCATCTACAAGAGTAAGTAGTTAAATACATTCATTGTGCAAAATTTTAAAGCCCAAATTCCTCCCTTCCTTCTTGTGGACCCACAAGTTCTTCCTCAAAATCAAATGGAGTCTCCACTCGAGCGCCAATACTCATGGACAAAGGATGAGCTGGTCCTTTATTTTGTAGACCcataaatttcttcatttcttgTAGAAGCCTGAGTCCCCAAGAGTGAGTCGAACTCCAGAGGGTTCCCCTCACTTCTGAACAGTCTGAAGGGTTGTTGAAGAGTAGAAGAAAGAGTAAGAGATAGATGCTACAACTCCTAAAAGTATAGAGAGGAAAGTTTATCGAGTATAGCATTAATAGattgtacataatttatagattttaattgatttttatcattattttgagaAAGGTTGATTCCTCTCTCTTGTAGAAATGTTGCGTTGGATTATtagattaatattattagttataagtAGAACCAATTATAAGAACACATTGGTATAacttaaagtatttatataatataagcaaATTTACCACGGTTCGTAGGAATCTtcaaccttttcttcaaaaataatacaggCCAAAGTCCGgaaattatatgttatttagCCAACTCTTTCTAACtagagtaatttatattatgaaataattaattgcttaacaacatttaattgagtttaaccaatttacatttaaaacacccaacaaaaaaaaataaaatatcgacTGATGATACGAGTGGTTGAtgctttgaatatattattttcctacaTAGGATTGTACAAAAAATGGGGTATAATATTTGTAGCTTTTTATTCTACATAGCCAaatcccaaaataaaataaattagtagaTGAATGCTTTTCTTACCTAGTCATACCTTCAACTTGGTATTTAGAATGAAagcatttgtttattttaatctcAAGGAAAACTATATGTGAAGTGTTCTGCgttaaaaagtattaagaaGATCTTAAGTAATAATTCATAATCTAAAGAATAGAGAGCTTATTTTCTACCtctcattaatttttgatacaaatatgtatacacTATTCATTGTACATACgtatttagaattatattaaGTACAGATCATTTTCCAagattgataatattattggCTTATTTGACATTCCATTTAGGTTtgttataatgataattaattataaaatgtactccttatttgatataaaaccTTATGTTTTATTCTATGATTGATCTAAGTTCCCATAAAAGGTTTAACttttagaaaattgaaatatatttgcgtgttttcctattttttatcttacaattagttttttctaATAAGAAGTATCTACATGCGTAATTTTAGACATTGCCTCTTGGGCACACATTccctttaatttgtcaaaatatatatgaagcactgttttttttttttgttttttttttgaaggtgtGATTTGTCCCTTAGGGGAACGTCAGGAAGGATACATAATGTAAAAGCCTTTCAAgccttcatataaaattaaacagcTTTTTCGTTACAAAAAGGGAAATAGAAGAGCgagttgttatttttgaaaacactATTCCCATAacataaaactttattaatactAGTGATTTGTTTGTTAACTGTTGATTTGTGCCCTTAGTCACgacagcattaaaaaaaaatggggaaactCGTCTGTTAGAATAAGTAGATTCATTgtcatattgatatatttatccAACGTAATCTGTCGCTTTTTAATAATACACCAGATGACAGGGactggacttttttttaaacagctgcCTATGATGCCATTATTGTTAATCAGAGGATAGAATATGATCTGTTTCTTCTCAATATTCGATATTTccaggcttgtaagcgttctGCTATTTTTGTGttccgttcttttttttttttcgtggaGTGTTCAGCGATTATCTCCGTTCCAGGTGGCTCCGTTCATAAGGTAGTACCATATATACTGTAAAACAGCAAATCCCGACttccattttgatattttgttaggGAGGCGACATTTGAAACGtaggtttcaagatttttttgaaagaataatccagtgaatattagcgttcaaatACGCTACTGTGGCTAAAATCGGTTCATTCATTACGAAGATGGAGGCTTAAAGTAAAAAGAATAGCCGATTTGATTTGCGCGCAGCAAAGCAACAAGGCAAGAAAAACTGGACTGTGAACTAGTTTTGAAACTCCAGGAGCGACCACTTCCTCACCTACTTGGTCGAAGAGGCTCCGCCAGTCAATAACTCTAAGTTCCCCGCCTCCCCGATGATGCTCAGAATTGTCTCATCAGACGGGAAGATCTGAAAATCTGGGCCAAGGAGTACTAGAACGTCCACAAAAGGTGGTACTGCCCTAAGTTAAGTGCAACTTCCCAGAGGGAAACTATGTGCTCCAGCAGGACTCCGCCCGTCTACAAGGCCAGGACCCGTAAAAATCGCTTAAGGAAAATTTATCTGATTTTTGGAAATACAATTTGGCCTCGAATCATCACCCCACATGAATCCTCTCAACTATGGCTATGTTGGAAGGAGGGCCTGTGTTGTCCCCCATCCCAGCGTCGACACGCTAAAGATCCCCACCAAGAGGCAGTGTGTGGACATGTCTGAGGGCCACGTTGTCAAAGTGTGCGTAGTCTTATTTATATCCCCTGCCGTTATTAAGTAGTTTTTATTACGGAAACACTAATCCATGTATCACCGGGGAGTTATGTTAGGACCAAGTAAGAcataataaataaggactaaaaatttttaaataatgccataaattatttttggttcctTAACTTCCGATCTTTTTTAACTGCCTGATTTAAAGGctgattaagaaataaataaacaaacaaggaAGCCCCAATCTGTTAATAAAATGGCATGACAGCTAAGTATACTCTTTAGTAATTATAGTCATAAGTATTTAGAGAATTACATTATTATGGGACCATTTCAGAAAACATAATTCTCCCTTTCAGGATATTGTCGTACCAAAAGCAGATAGGGGGATCAGACCTTCAGCTTGGAGCACCAACAAAGGAAATATTATCAAAGGATCCACTACAGTCAAGACTGACTGCTAGAGCATATTTCTTGCCGTAAACAGCCTTTTTGAGAAGATTGGTTGTTTCGGCAAGAGCTAAGTCCGTAGATCGACCAAATGTAAAGGCGTGTTTTGATTACAAATATAGAGGCAGTTGTTCTTGAAGATGCCATTGAAGAATCGGTTCATCTGTTTTAAGAACAGAACTGGACAAAGTTATTGTTCGAAAAGACTTTTGATCAGCATAGGAATTCTTTCTGGTTTGGGAAAGATGATTGCTCTCATCTCTtgccaaaaaaagtaatatcattCAATCGTAAAGACTGTACAAAGAGAAGGCAAAAATATTCCAGCACTTTTATTGGAAAATGTTATAGTACACAACGGTAAATTCCATTAGGGCCCACTTCCTTAAAGCTATGAAAGGGAAGCACATTCATTTCTATCTTTTCCAAGATCCAAATAATCTTTCTCTTCAAGCGAACTCACTGAAAATGCATCCCGAATAAGGTCAGGATCCAGTTCCCCCCCCCCTATCGTTCCAGTAACATCACAGAGAAGTCCTAGAGTGGCAGTTGTTTTAGGTTTCACCGATCAAACCACCCTAAAGACATTACTTGTACTGTCATATAGAATACAATATCCATGTCTGCTAAGACGTTTcgacttttttaaaagattagtATACTCTCTGGTTTTCTTAGTTAAAGAATCCCAGAGGCATTATTGACCATCTTTGCCTCTGTGAACACGGTGTAAGATGTTGTGTACATGGGTTCTAAGAGATTCGAGTCTTTTGTTCCACCAAAGTACCGGTCTAGACTTCCTTGCCGGCTATTTCATGGGTTATAAGCCTTGAAAGATTTTACCAAATTTATCTGGACAGGGTTGTCcagatataatataatgtttataattggctcatatatttcatagacatatatgagtcaattttagacattgtatataaatatgttggatgagttaaaatacccaagaatttgaactattttttagggcctttgtttgatttaaatgtCTTATATTAGCCCCAATATAGTCATTCAAAtacaatctatcaatttatcattcttttatcaTGACAATCAATTTAGGCTACTTTAGATACAATTTGCAGCACacccaaagagttaataagaataatttttgtagaaataaatggacgataatttgtcaatgaatataaatattctcaatttggagaaaattcattctagaTTGCTATTGTCTTAATGGTCCAAAAATCcacatatatgaaattaaaaaatagggaTTCTGACCTTATATGAGcattcaggggcgtctgcacgattgtttatatatatatataaatggtttttttttttggaggacgaattggtttttagaattttttgaaaaaaacaatccaaaaatcaagcctctttcccaaaaatataatcttgcggacgcccctgacttGTATTGATTACCTCTAAGTTAATTTGATTCATTGACAAGTCTTGGGAACATTAGTTCCTATCGTTCTCACAAAACTTTTATTCTtctatgggtttttttttttttacagttcaaaattttttttggaaatttttcagaaaataaactaatgaACGGAAAAAGGGTGAACGGATCCAACCTGTATATTTATGATAGGAAGTTAAATAAGCATggataaattaacaaaaatgtaactaaaaaaaacaataaactagaatacaaaacataatttttgtattaggaAGGTTTTGCTAGgcagagatgggatttgtgtaagagtgcGAAGATAAAACGGGATTAAcgttgttaatatcagctgtctttTATATGACTTAGGGGGCGGCAActtctacattttaaatagcACAACGgcagggaaaatatatttattttataatgcattttgaatcaatttacaCCCTAGAAAGATATGGATTCTTCTTTTACaaggagatgttaacacaccctcgacttattaaataataataaattaaaaaaagatggagcacacgcatcaaccgtctttcttttttctaatcaatatacttagttttttcaataCACAAATCCCCACTTATCAACAGGCTGagctaaagctttaaaccaagtaacgAAACCAGGACCCACGCTATCAACAACTGAAAAATACCTTTGTCAATATTTACTATATTGTCCTATAGATGTactactttgtttttatttctaactTCAAGAGAATAACAAATGTATGTGGAACCTAGAATATATttgtctatttataaataaatagcttGAGTTGAGTTTTTGGAGTGGTAGATTATATCCAGTGATAGGAATAATGTATGGGAGTCTTCCAAGAAGGGTCTGCAATAACAAATCTGCAACGTATCCTTCAAGGGAGCTTCTCAGAAGAGTCTACGACTCTTCTGTCAGGAGGAGAGACAGAAAATGTGAGTGAGAAAATGCGCTCCCTGAAATGCTTGTTACAGAAGAACAGAGGCCAAAAAGAACAAACGGAAGGGGCTCGGTCCAAGATTATCCCTCTTCATACATTCTGGAACACAGAGCACTCCTCTGAGTACAGTGTAATCTTTCGAGGATACCGTTTGACTCGGGATGATAAGATATCGTGAATAGGTTTTTTGATCCTAGAAGCTAACCCACTGTCTCCACAGAGATCCAATAAATTGGGCCCCTCGATCCAGATGGGTTGAAGTAGGCACTCCAAATCTAGAGATCCATCGGGAGAAGAATGCCTTGACCACAGTGTCTACATTTATGTCTGGAAGGGGAAGGACTTCAGTCCATCGCGTAAACCTAGCCAGGACCGTCAGCAAGTACCTAAACCGATTGAAGGGCGGAAATGGTCCAGCCAAGTCAACCTGTATGGAGCAGAATCTCTtcgtttctttttggaaaggaGTTGGACCAGCAGATCTAAGATGTATCgctgttttattttcttgtaagcTTGTGTCTATGCTTTTACATCTGCCTCAAGGCCAAGTGCAAAATTTGGCTATCTATCTCCGTATCACTTTAAATCCGGTGTGAGACAGGCTATGAGCCATTGTAAAAATCTTCTCACGTAGCACCCCAGATGTCAATGTCAGTTAGTTTTTACAGATTGGATATCTtgatttcttaataaatttatcaccATCGGAGGTACAGATACATTGATACTAAAAAAGTAAGTGAAACAATACATCGaaaattggcaattttaatttatttatcatttggtTTGCTATTAATGTCCGTTAGTTTTTAGAAATCGCATATCTCGTTCGTCACTATTTACTGTATCTATCTAGAATTTACATTAAAACATTATACGGTCACATGTATTGCGAGCTCCTGGCATAAGAGCGGATTTGCATTCAATTTTTCCTATAAACATTCTTTATACGTAGGCCCTCATGGAAACTTGCTTGTACAGTAATAATCAAATTCCACGAGAAAacttaataatgaaaaagaaaatccagAAGCTTTATTGGCAGACAATGGGAGAGAGTGGATCACTTCAAGGATATACAAATGGCAGAATTCCCTTATCTAAGGAGATACAAAAGAATTGAGCCCTTAATAATATACTAGATGGGTTGAACTGTAATTAAACGTGACCGGAAGTTACCTCTGTGCAGTTTCGgccaattattattttgcaataatattttcttgttctgacatgaattcagttgaatatgtcataactttaggttgcaaaacacgagcgagacgtggagtttaatcaaaagataattacccctcttcttcatgtggaaatTGCTATATGAAATTGTGCACAgaatagatatatctctaccaataagatttaagtaattattaataataaatgatagcatatgtcttccccccccccttctccttgcacgcgttttatttaactgaattcatgtcagaacaagaaaattttatttagatcaatctattctttcaatatatgattacaattgtttaattttgtatatttaacataaatgtatgatggtttattttttagtatgctctcagtattttaa from Lepeophtheirus salmonis chromosome 1, UVic_Lsal_1.4, whole genome shotgun sequence includes these protein-coding regions:
- the LOC121131947 gene encoding E3 ubiquitin-protein ligase RNF167, whose protein sequence is MQKFVVFVILFHGFKLFSVRSEIIIRDGNGDIPLYIRIKSMEASFGHSLPFRGLIGFVKSSEPLDGCSHVQKAPDRYPRDPHWFIILKRSSNCTFIDKVEAATIGNYSAAIVFNDRSDRVFHMGGNSPNLIPSVFIGATDGEKILKNYLFPKNIHSFIAIYPEESFQVWMYLYPLVIFIAILLTVISIKYIQYHLQNRRNCLSKSALKNLPIIKYNRGNSPYDTCCICLDDFINNDTLRILPCDHGYHKCCIDPWLLKKKNICPQCRKKVFHNGQRNKEEMNDQNPLLTHERSSPLNGGTFHAEGTYVAALAAQLAHTSRQRFRFNILNRYRRLRNNWINNYSQRRLFLNLRLSRVSSSSVHQNNPNGSSQRLSESHEHSSDN